GTCGCGGACCGGACCACGCGGTGGACGCGGATCGGGCGCCTGCTCGCCGACCTGGGCGACGACGGCAGGTGGTCGGACGCCCAGGCCACCCTCCAGGACATGGACCTCTCCGAAGCCGAGCTGCGGGCCGTCGAGCACGCCATGGCCCCGCCCGACCACAGCGGTCCGCCGACGCTGGTGCAGCAGCGGACCGCGGAGGTCATCAGCCACGGCACCTCGCCCCACCGGACCGACGCGCTCATCACGAAGGCCAAGAAGATCTGCGGGTGCCCCTGACCGGGGCTACTGCCGCACCACCAGCACGTCCGCCGGCTCCAGCACCAGCTCCTCGCCGGCCACCAGCTCCCGCCCCGACAGCACGTCCACCCCCGACACCGGGCACGCCACGGCCCGCCGCTCACCGTGGTTGAGCACGTACAGCCACCGCGTCCCGTCGGCGCCCGCGCGCGTCACCGCCTCCACGTCCGGCACGTCCGCCAGCGGCCCGGTCACCCCGCGCTCGGCCAGCGCCGCACCGACCACGGCGGCCACCCCGGCGTCGTCCAGCAGGGTCGCCGCGTACCAGGCGCCGCCGCGCCCGCGGGCGGCCCGGGTGACGGCCGGCGTCCCGGCGTAGAAGTCGGCCTCGTACGCGCCGACCACCTCGGCGTCGGTGACCCGGACCACCTCGAACACGTGCCGCGCCTCGTACGCGGCGCCGAACAGCGACACCGGGTTGACCACGTCCGGCTGTTGCGCGTCGGTCTCCTCCACCCACAGGCCCAGCAGGGGGGCGAGCGGCCCGTCGTCGGGGAAGGCGTTGTCGTCCTCGTCCACCCGGCCCGACAGGGCGGTGGTCACGAACGTCCCGCCGCCCGCCACGAACGCCGACACCCGCGCGGCGAAGTCGCCCTTCACCACGTGCAGCAGCGGCGCCACGACCACGTCGTAGCCGGACAGGTCCGCCGTCACCGGCACCACGTCCAGCGGCGCGTTCGCCTGCCACAGCGCCCGGTGGTAGGAGGTCAGCACGTCCAGGTACCGCACGTTCCGGTTCGGACCGTCGGACATCTCGACCGCCCACCAGCTGTCCCAGTCGACCAGCAGCGCCACCCGCGCCGGCGTCCGCGCCCCGGTCAGCGCCCCGCCCACCCGCGCGAACTCCCGCCCCAGCGCGGCCACCTCGCGGAAGACCCGCGTGTCCGTGCGCCCGGCGTGGTCGAGCACCGCGCCGTGGTACTTCTCGCACGCGCCGCGCGACTGGCGGAGCTGGAAGTACAGCACCGCGTCGGCGCCGTGGGCGACCGACTGCC
This portion of the Saccharothrix syringae genome encodes:
- a CDS encoding beta-galactosidase codes for the protein MIGYGGDYNPEQWDRDVWDRDYAAFEQAGINTVTLGVFAWAHLQPAEDRYDFATLDAIVDRATAEGRRIVLATPSGAMPPWLARAYPDACRVDFEGRRHVYGQRHNACPSSPDFRRLAVALAGRLAERYGANPAVVAWHVGNEYGGACYCPLCGAAFRSWLRKRHGDLDGLNRAWNTTFWSHVFGDWEEVQPPTALSEHWRGPNHTAFQGITLDYRRFMSDALLDGFVAEKAAIRAHVPRTPVTTNFMGLYQPVDYHRWAPHLDLASWDNYPPEDPSAARTAARMALAHGLVRGLRGGDPFWVMEQTPSVTASRDVNPVKRPGVLRLWSWQSVAHGADAVLYFQLRQSRGACEKYHGAVLDHAGRTDTRVFREVAALGREFARVGGALTGARTPARVALLVDWDSWWAVEMSDGPNRNVRYLDVLTSYHRALWQANAPLDVVPVTADLSGYDVVVAPLLHVVKGDFAARVSAFVAGGGTFVTTALSGRVDEDDNAFPDDGPLAPLLGLWVEETDAQQPDVVNPVSLFGAAYEARHVFEVVRVTDAEVVGAYEADFYAGTPAVTRAARGRGGAWYAATLLDDAGVAAVVGAALAERGVTGPLADVPDVEAVTRAGADGTRWLYVLNHGERRAVACPVSGVDVLSGRELVAGEELVLEPADVLVVRQ